In the genome of Desulfuromonas sp. DDH964, one region contains:
- a CDS encoding PilC/PilY family type IV pilus protein produces MAAIHVGSITNRDALLQVIDGLKAESYTPLAETLFEAMRYFKGEKSAFRSNTYTSPITASCQQTYVILITDGMPTKDNNDVLRSICGNGDCDKDSKDVSTDSSDYLDDVAKYIHDIDLSEKYAGTQNAYTYTIGFGAIAADKAAVKLLEDTAANGGGVPYLASNYQNLASALSTIIGKILEVNSAFVAPVVPTSPENKTYSGERVYLGFFKPVANGDWRGNLKKFGLVKGEVVDKTGAVATDANGKFDPDAISFWSVNPDGGNVDEGGVGELLAKRDLVSNPRKIYTITGNGTVLNPIKKDLTSAENAVKLDNTKLTTTLLGVSATTDREKIIRYITGWDAYDQDLDGNTSEKRPWILGDILHSKPLIQSYNSYSLADEGTSANKTVIYVGSNDGQLHAFSDATGEELWSFIPPIFLPNLQQLGNNIHNYFIDASPIPFVYDANNDGTIDAVAGDKVIILFGLRRGAGVDTLDPTLNRGAYYALDVSDPANPALLWELTGKTSGFEELGESWSDPVVGKMRLGGSDRFVAIIGAGYDTNEDLRYGSTQTFPDGMGATTETTLKANDFGDVFSVGSSKQFTPKGRGIYIVEIGQRDLSSGKVKFNDTPVKLWGYTEAYATASGTDKANIPTYSFPSSVAAIDSNFDSYIDVIYAGDTGGNMWRFRVADKVTTGKWTGTKVFSANPSDKLISGDDPPTNGRRILYPPSVVLEQKYNGVYFGTGDRAHALNTGVTDRLYAFYDRGFYDSSYDTTVKTEANLVNVTEDSLQSATMTAPNCSDPTDTSIECVLERLNSPKYSGWFIKLDQNKGEKVLAPALVVYGKAYYTTFTPNAVSADVDPCLSGNLGVSRLYVVDYLTGEAVLNFYEANDSENTSNLNKRAGIVNVDDKGVLSASGTGAIFRREDRSRILGSGIASGAVIAIKEDGTSAVLIGCGGGICTEEPPPSMTSWQIYWMME; encoded by the coding sequence ATGGCCGCAATCCACGTCGGGAGCATAACCAACAGGGATGCGTTACTGCAAGTTATTGACGGCCTCAAGGCAGAAAGCTATACGCCTCTGGCCGAGACCCTCTTTGAGGCCATGCGCTACTTCAAGGGCGAGAAGAGCGCGTTTCGCAGCAACACCTACACCTCGCCGATTACGGCGAGCTGTCAGCAAACCTACGTCATTCTCATCACCGACGGTATGCCGACGAAAGATAACAATGATGTTCTGAGAAGTATTTGTGGCAACGGTGATTGCGACAAGGATAGCAAGGACGTATCAACCGACAGCAGCGACTACCTCGACGATGTTGCAAAGTACATCCATGACATCGATCTTTCAGAAAAGTACGCCGGGACTCAGAACGCCTATACCTACACCATCGGCTTCGGCGCCATTGCCGCTGACAAGGCGGCGGTCAAACTCCTTGAAGATACTGCTGCCAACGGTGGGGGTGTGCCCTACCTCGCCTCCAACTACCAAAACCTCGCCAGTGCCTTGTCGACAATCATTGGCAAGATCCTCGAGGTCAACTCGGCCTTCGTGGCGCCGGTGGTGCCGACCAGCCCGGAAAACAAGACCTACAGCGGTGAGCGGGTCTACCTCGGCTTCTTCAAGCCGGTCGCCAACGGCGACTGGCGCGGCAACCTGAAGAAGTTCGGTCTCGTCAAGGGGGAGGTGGTCGACAAGACCGGTGCCGTGGCGACGGACGCCAACGGCAAGTTCGACCCCGATGCCATCTCCTTCTGGAGTGTCAACCCTGACGGCGGCAACGTGGACGAGGGGGGGGTCGGCGAACTCCTCGCCAAACGCGACCTGGTCAGTAATCCGCGCAAGATCTACACCATTACCGGCAACGGCACGGTCCTCAACCCGATCAAAAAAGACCTGACCTCGGCTGAAAATGCCGTTAAGCTGGATAACACCAAGCTGACAACCACCCTGCTGGGAGTCTCCGCCACCACTGACCGCGAAAAGATCATCCGCTACATCACCGGCTGGGACGCCTATGACCAGGATCTTGACGGCAATACTTCCGAGAAGCGCCCCTGGATTCTCGGCGACATCCTCCATTCCAAGCCGCTGATCCAGTCCTACAACAGCTACAGCCTTGCAGACGAAGGGACTTCGGCCAACAAGACCGTCATCTACGTCGGCAGCAACGACGGCCAGCTCCATGCCTTCAGCGACGCCACCGGCGAGGAGCTCTGGTCCTTCATCCCGCCGATTTTTCTCCCCAACCTCCAGCAGCTCGGGAACAATATCCACAACTATTTCATCGATGCGAGCCCGATCCCCTTCGTCTACGACGCCAATAACGATGGCACCATTGATGCGGTTGCCGGGGATAAGGTGATCATCCTCTTCGGCCTGCGCCGCGGCGCCGGCGTCGACACCCTCGATCCGACTCTGAATCGCGGCGCCTACTATGCGCTCGATGTCTCCGATCCGGCCAACCCTGCCCTCCTTTGGGAGCTGACCGGCAAGACCAGCGGTTTTGAAGAGCTGGGGGAGAGCTGGTCCGACCCGGTTGTCGGCAAGATGCGCCTCGGCGGCAGCGACCGCTTCGTGGCGATTATCGGCGCCGGTTACGACACCAACGAAGACCTGCGCTACGGCAGCACCCAGACCTTCCCGGACGGCATGGGTGCAACTACCGAAACTACTCTCAAGGCGAACGACTTCGGTGATGTCTTCAGTGTCGGAAGCAGCAAACAGTTCACCCCCAAGGGACGGGGAATCTACATCGTCGAGATCGGCCAAAGGGACTTGAGCAGCGGCAAGGTGAAATTCAACGACACACCGGTCAAGCTCTGGGGTTATACCGAAGCCTATGCCACTGCCAGCGGAACGGACAAGGCCAACATCCCGACCTACTCCTTCCCCTCTTCGGTAGCGGCCATCGACAGCAACTTCGACAGCTACATCGACGTCATCTACGCTGGCGACACCGGCGGCAACATGTGGCGCTTCCGCGTCGCCGACAAGGTTACCACCGGCAAGTGGACCGGGACCAAGGTATTCAGCGCCAATCCGAGCGACAAGCTGATCAGCGGCGATGACCCGCCCACCAACGGCCGGCGCATCCTCTACCCACCGTCCGTGGTCCTGGAACAGAAGTACAACGGTGTCTATTTCGGCACCGGCGACCGTGCCCATGCTCTCAACACCGGCGTCACCGACCGGCTCTATGCCTTCTATGACCGCGGTTTCTACGACAGCAGTTACGACACCACGGTGAAGACTGAGGCCAACCTGGTCAACGTCACCGAGGACAGCCTGCAAAGCGCCACCATGACCGCTCCCAACTGCAGCGATCCGACCGACACCTCGATCGAGTGCGTTCTCGAACGTCTCAACAGCCCGAAATACAGCGGCTGGTTCATCAAGCTCGACCAGAACAAGGGCGAAAAAGTCCTGGCCCCGGCGCTTGTGGTTTACGGCAAGGCCTATTACACCACCTTTACCCCCAACGCTGTCTCCGCCGACGTTGACCCCTGTCTGTCGGGGAATCTCGGCGTCAGCCGCCTCTACGTCGTCGACTACCTCACCGGCGAAGCAGTCCTCAACTTCTACGAGGCCAACGACAGCGAAAACACCTCCAACCTCAACAAGCGCGCCGGTATCGTCAACGTGGACGACAAAGGGGTTCTGTCTGCCTCCGGCACGGGCGCAATTTTCCGGCGGGAGGATCGCTCGCGGATTCTCGGCTCGGGGATTGCCTCGGGCGCGGTTATCGCCATCAAGGAAGACGGCACCTCGGCGGTCCTCATCGGTTGCGGCGGTGGTATCTGTACCGAAGAGCCGCCACCAAGCATGACTTCCTGGCAGATTTACTGGATGATGGAGTAA